The sequence TAAAGCATTTAAGCAAATAAACGATTTAGACAACCGTGGGCATGGAGAGAAATAACGAAAGATTAATACTGAAATGAAACCTAACCTTGAATGTGGATTGATGGTACAATTTGCTCCTAAATCACCATATAGAGTTAAGAGAAGGGTCATATTTGACTATGGGTCATAAAAAATGATATCAGAGTAAACCTCTTCCTCGTCAGAGGATAGTCACATTTTACAAGACCGTGAATAAAACAGAGGCATTGTGACCATTTCTGTCCATAGTCCTTTGATACATCACCAGGCCTCTCACTGACCCTCCTTCACTATAACACACATGTATTTACCTCAGAGTTTCTCCAAGCTTTTGGGGTTGGTCAGAATCTCTCTCGCCAGTCGCCAGGTCTGTTTGGCTGCATTTTCTAGAGCAGAATGAGGTTTCCCCTGGAACAGGTCTAGATtaggcaggaagtaatggggacaCCTCCTGCACTGCAAACACGAAATAAGCTGCAATAGAATCCCGTTCAAACGGTCCCCGAGGTTGTTCTCGTCCCAGTCAGACTCCCGTGGATGTTTTTCACACTCATAAGAAACCAGAGTCTTCATGTGGTAGTTGTTGAGGGGCGTCCCAGGCAGCTCAAGGTGCCGGTCTCGTAACGTTTTGAGGACCGACAGACATTTCTTCCTGCAACCTCCCAGCAGTAGGCGGTTCTCGGCCTCGCCGAACTGCAGGACCCAGGCGTCGCTCTCTGCCGAACTTTGTTTTCCGTTCAACGAGTAGCACTCTTTAGAGAGAAGGTTGAATCCCTCGGCCTTTACCTCGGCTACCCTGTTGGGCCCCGGCCAGGGGATGTGCGGTAGGGGCCAGTGCGCTGCGCTGCGGGGCCAGATCCCGGTGCATTTGAAAGCCGGGGTGATCTGAACGATGTATCTGTCTCTGATGCGTAACTTCACCTCGCTGGTGTCAGACACCATTTTGACAACATCTCTATAGCTGCATTTATCCACGGCCTGCGTCACTAGGGTCTGAAATCTGGAGCGGATCTTGCGCGCAGAGAGATAGCCGGAGGCGGTGATGAATTCTACCCAGAGAGACATGCTCCTCTTGCGGCCGTCGCTCAGCTTGAGCACGGCGCAGCCCGGCAGAGACCCATCATCCACGAAGTTAAATACCCCCATCTGGTTGAGGTAGAGCACCACCTCGAACTCTGTGGGGGAGATGACCTCTAGCCCCTCGAAGCGGTTGTCCATCTCGTTGAGAGAGCTGATGAAGCGGGGCTCCTGCACCTCCACCTCCTTCAAGACGTCCGACACCACCTTGCACACCTCCCGGATGGTCTTGGAGATGGCCGCCTTCCGAGATTGGCATTTCTCCTGGTAGTATTTGTTGAGGTGGTACACCAGCTTGGCCTGGGCGGCTATCATGTTAGGGCAGAGATCCGGGTTGTAGACCGGAGTCTCGCAGTAAGCCGACGGATCCAACGCGGCTGTTTGTACGGGAGCCAATTTTAGAGAAGAAAGAACgctattaaaaagaaaaaaaatgtgttcCAAAAGTCCCAACCAAGCCTATTATTGCTTGTTGGGGCACATGGGTAATAACCTCGCCGGTCTAAAGCATACGCTTTTGCATTGAACTGCAGTTGGAAAATGTATGTACTTAGATTTGCGAATAATTATCAAAAATCCATAATACACCCTCTCACGTCAGTAGTCGAAACAACCTCGTTTTTGTTATTTCTCTAATCACTGCTGTAGTTATGGATCCGCATATGAAAGTGCgcggtgctgtctgtctgtgtgtgtgagggcgtCGTGGAGGCGGCTGAGTCTTTCTGTGTTTAACAGCCCGGACGCTCTTCGGGAAATTATAAAGGGAGGGTTATGAAAGAGGATGTCCAATCGCAATCTGATTCGTCACCGCCTCCAGTTTATCAACAACAAATTAATCCCCGGGTTTTATATACAGTTTAAACTAAAGGTAGTAGTCTCGAGGATCGGAAGTCCACCTACGCGTTGGCGAGAGAAAAAACAGACCCCTTTTCTACTCTCTTTCAGGCTGTCTTTTTGAAATTCTTACGCATTTTCTTCAACTGCTCATTTGAAACTGCTTGGTTGAATGCTACAGTAGGTTAGGCTCTAACATATGCCAGGGTTTTGCGTATTTATTTGTTTtgaataaaacatgtattttacgTTGTATTTTTCTCGTGTTTATTATTCTCGTTTACTCTTATTTTCGTTTTGTTTTATTCTTGATGATTAGTGTGTCTGTATTGTCCACAGCCTCTGGACGGTACCTGATCTAATATTAGACACGACGACTAGAATGACAGGTTTGATGACAGTTGTTGCGTGGGGTTATGTCTTGGTTATTTTAGATTTGTTTTGGCTTTGACTGAAGATTCGCACTGCTAAATCTATTCTACAGGGACATTTCAAATAGGACTTTGGAATGCAGTGTCCTTAGAAAAAAGATATCCTACTGCATGTTGAAATAGCCTATAGAATATGGATTTACGTCTGTAGCATGTCAGTAGGCTAGGCCATTGTATAATTATTAGGCCTGTGAAATCGCATGGTTATTTTGGATATAATGCATGTATGCAACATCCTAGTAGTTAAAAAATATTGGACCGGTTAATTTTCGGTGTTTTCTTTTCCAGCGTAAATAGGATAATGATAACATAAAGGTCCAAAGCCCTTTAGAAGTTAACTGTTTTTTCTTACAGTGTTGTACAAATACATTTTCAGGCGTACTTTTCAATGAAGACGTTTTTGAATATGAATGTTACTATTTTTTCATTATTCCAATGTATGAAATAGGCCTAATATCCCTCATTAATTGAAGGATGAACTTGTCACATCTTTTCAGGGAAGGAAAATTAAGATGGCATCGATATTGCCATtaatgtaggccgtcattgtaattaagaatttgttcttaactgacttgccgagttaaataaaggttacatttgtAAGACTGTAATCTATACATGTGTAGGCTTTTTAATATATTTCCTATATTAATTATTTTTCAACAATGGTAAATGTTTTATTGCAAGCATCTAGTTAGTTGGTTGAAATACGTGATTCCGATGATTATATAGTCCACGATATTGTATGACGGTGTCTTGTCAGCATGAACAGGTTGTGAACTCAAGGTTTTCAAAAGCAGGCAATTTCTATTAATACTAGACAAATGATTGATGTTGTACATTGTAGACATCATTCCCGGTGAGTGTTGTGTGAGAGCAGTGTTTACATTTATCACGAATATGATGAAAGAACAAATTAAACAAAATTTAAACAATTGCATAAAAAAACAATGTTATAattattgtgattattattttaGCCTAattatatatatcattgagttgaGTAGGCCTAGTATTTTTTTCTGAAGTAAATGAGTTCTACATAGGCTAGTCCTACAATATTCATATTACTACTACAATAATACTCCTTAGCTATTCCAATCGTATTACTAATATAACACAGTTCATTGTGTTATCAAGACCTCAATGGAAGCAAGACACATTTATGCACAACACCAGTAGACTAGATATTTTTATGATGACGAAGTTGCTGCATGTTTCTGCACACCAAATCCCCGAACAATCTCTGTAGTTAACACCGAACTATCTCCCTATCTCTGAACCATCTCTAGCTTAATAAGTAGTTATCATCGTGGCTTCCCGTCTCAGATGGTTCAGTTTGAGCTTTGAAGAATACTTTAAACGCAGAGGTACAGGACATAAAGACGTTTACACTCATCTGCACCAACACTTTGCTGCACAGAACCACAAATTATCAGGATAGACTGCACCTTGTCAGTTCCCAATGtaatatctctgtgtgtgtgatggatatTTGTCTCCTACTATCATGCCAGCCAGTCTAGAGGTCTCTGTCAGCAGCATCGTTCCAATCATAATTAATAATGTCCCACTGTTACCAGGCAGACATTACAGATATGACAACACATGGGTGTGCTGGGATAGACCTTGCCAAGAAAACACATGATTACGCTAGGCACATCCTAAAGGTCTACAATGAAACTATTAATTCAAATTAAGTGTGAAATAtagtttattatattatattatatatatatccgTGATTATTATTTTAGATGGATAGTCAACAGAAATTGTTTGGGGTTAGATATTGACAAAACTAGCTACCACTTCTTAGTTTAGAATTTTCTTGGTCACTTTCATGGAGTGTTTTGTGAATGTAGGACTTTCTATACTGGTTCcatatggagagagatggaaggaaaaCCCGcacctcttctccatctctctctgtctctgtctgtgtgtgtgtgtagatcagCAGGTATACTGGCCTTTATTAGATCCAGACTAGTCTACAGTCGACTTCcaactgtgtgtgagtgtggccACGAGGCTGGTCATCCCTCTGCGTGATAGAGGAGGGGCTTTTCTTCAGGATTATCACCTCTTTAATCTAAAGAATGTGGCTGCAACCTGGACTACCCTACACAGATCTACATGGAAATGTTAATGCTTAGCTCTAACAACCTGGACTACCCTACACAGATCTACATGGAAATGTTAATGCTTAGCTCTAACAACCTGGACTACCCTACACAGATCTACATGGAAATGTTAATGCTTAGCTCTAACAACCTGGACTACCCTACACAGATCTACATGGAAATGTTAATGCTTAGCTCTAACAACCTGGACTACCCTACACAGATCTACATGGAAATGTTAATGCTTAGCTCTAACAACCTGGACTACCCTACACAGATCTACATGGAAATGTTAATGCTTAGCTCTAACAACCTGGACTACCCTACACAGATCTACATGGAAATGTTAATGCTTAGCTCTAACAACCTGAGGTGCGTTCAGTTCGGTTCTACGTTGCGTGACGGTTTGTACTGAATTGCACGTTTCCTCAAAACGGTGCACACTTTTCTTCAACAGCCTTTGAGGTACGTTTGTGTGTGAATTAAACGTTGCACACCGTTCTGTCGTCCTGAACACACCCTTGGTCTACTCTTATAGATCAACACTAACaacctgttctactctactctactcagatACACTATCCTGCGCTATCCTGTATTGTCTATGTGTTAGACCACAATAGCAGATATGGGTTAGCGCCTATCTCTGACCCAGCCTAATTTCATTAGAACCTATCTCTGACCCAGCCTAATTTCATTAGAACCTATCTCTGACCCAGCCTAATTTCATTAGAACCTATCTCTGACCCAGCCTAATTTCATTAGAACCTATTTCTGACCCAGCCTAATTTCATTAGAACCTATCTCTGACCCAGCCTAATTTCATTAGAACCTATCTCTGACCCAGCCTAATTTCATTAGAACCTATCTCTGACCCAGCCTAATTTCATTAGAACCTATCTCTGACCCAGCCTAATTTCCTTAGAACCTATCTCTGACCCAGCCTAATTTCATTAGAACCTATTTCTGACCCAGCCTAATTTCATTAGAACCTATCTCTGACCCAGCCTAATTTCATTAGAACCTATCTCTGACCCAGCCTAATTTCATTAGAACCTATCTCTGACCCAGCCTAATTTCATTAGAACCTATCTCTGACCCAGCCTAATTTCATTAGAACCTATCTCTGACGCAGCCTAATTTCATTAGAACCTATTTCTGACCCTCCAGCTTTATGCATGATTGTGTAAATCAATACAATGACTTCTACTTCCTACCATGTGACCCAGCCTCTCTGTGTAGAAGGCTTCTTTGTTTCCAGAGCTGGCCTCTACTGCACTTCTCCTTTTTCCCTCCATTCTtcatttttctctttcttttagTAAGACTGATCCTCCTGTCAGTGGTCTGGCATGGGGTCAACAGTTCTTGTCTAATAGCTGAAATGGCTTTGTGATGACACCATAGTttatcacgcacacacacacacacacacaacggacTGAAAATGGACATGCGATTTTTCAGCTTGACAATTACAAGTCTAAGTTCACAATATAACATCATTTTTCGATGCCAGAAATCCATCGTCCCAGACAGTGTAAAAGTTTTTATGAATGTACAATACTGTGGTGCATTATAGACACCATTAGTGTAAATGATTAAGACCAAACCCAGCTAAAACCATAATAATATTGATTAAGACGGACCatattaaacaatttaaaagtctCAATAGTAATAACAGCATCTCATAATGTGGCCATTAAAGTCAGCTAATTGAGGATAATAATACTCAGTGTCTGTCTCTATTTATAATCCTGTTAGAACATGACAAATAAGGTCATCCATGTTATTCTGTCATCTATCTCGCTGTGCATTATAGAGGACTGGGGATGGAGGGCAGCCAAGGAGAGGTTCAGTCACCAAGTCAACTCCAGATTATACCAACAGTCTCTAATGGAGTGGCAGTGCAATAGGACTCAGATTAAGAGGGTGGCATTTAAGACATGTGTGATCAGCATTAGGCCTCACACTGGGATGAATAATACACTTAACCCTCTCGGGATGGGGACTCACTGACATGTTCCCCCACAAAATTCATTCATCTCAAAATGACATTGTCATTGGGGTTTTTAATAATCTGAATATCATTATTCTAGACAATATGGTGTCTCTGTGGGGTAGCCCGTTAATTCCTGGGCCTTGTGCCTTCCACCCTCTGGATCCTCCCTCCACCTCGACCCCCTCTGGATCTCCGGCCCCCACCTTTCTTCATCTGTTATACCCCCTCCTCGTGTCAGCAGCCTCCTTGTGTTAGCCTCTTTCTCGATTcatatttccttgattcctcacatTCTCTGACCTCGCATCCTTCTCAAAGTAGATTGGAGAAAAAGGTCAGGGGGGAGGGACCTTGGACCTTATCCTCCAATACGATTGAGGAGGAGGAGTCAAGAACAAAGGATTCTAGATATTGCAGAGAGAAGAATTGAGATACAGCTCTCCTGTCAGCAGCCTTTCTCTGTGAgtagtgaggaggagagagagaggaggagagaaaaagcgagagagggagagagaaagaagagagcgagagagggggggtgggaaCAGGGGAAATTAACGAATTATCTCAGCTTCTGTTGTGCCCCTCTCCTCTgccacccacctccctcctctcctcaatATGGAACGCTTGTCAGCCTTTCTGATGAATGACATGCATGTATTTGCATCAATTTAGCACGAATATAATTAAATATAATTTAGTTTTATTTGCCAACACGGCTTCACATAATAACACAGAAAATGAGAGGTATTATCAGAGGTCTGCCATTTAAAAAATACACAGCATAACATTCTGTGAGCGATCACATATTTTTCTGTTTTTGTATGTGCCCATGGCATTACTGTGTAGAAATGCTTATGTTAagttgcatctcaaatggcaccctattccctatatagtgcacaacttttgaccagggcccaatggTATTTGCTatatgcactacatagggaatagggtgtcgttTGTGATGCAGCCTGTGGCTTCTCCTGTCTGTATAATCACACAGATAAACTCTGTATCTGTTCTATGTGACTGTGTTAAGGTATtactgagcaaggcagttaacccactgttccccgggcgccgaagacgtggaagTCCATTAtagcagccccccgcacctctctgattgaggGGTTGGTTTAAATGCGAAGacgcatttcagttgaatgcattcagttgtacaactgactacaTATCCCTATTCTATTAGTAAGAGATGGGAGCAGTGTCCTGATATGTTATTATTCTGTTATCTGTTAACATCTCTGCTGTTGTGAAGCTGTTAGAGTAGCAGTATTGTACAGGCTTGTGGTTTGGTGACTAGTTTATAGTGCAATATCCAGGTTGTTTTGCCAGGGAGAGGAAAGGTGCCCCCTCATGTTTGTTTTTGTAAGATATATACAATCTGGTCTATACATATTTGGACATTGACCAAGTTATTATTATTGTAGCTGTCTACCACAGCATATTGGAGTTgaaattaaataatgaatatgaTGGTATTTATGTCCAAATTGGGTGAACGGTGTAgcaattacagcactttttagATGTGGTCCCCCCCTTTTATTAAGGAACCAAAATTAATTGTACATTGGCTGCTCAGCTCTTCCATGGCCAGATGTGTGTTACTCCCGCATTAATTCATCTACAAGTAAACAGATTAAAGATATAGAGTTGATTTCAAGTGTGGCATTTGCATTTTGAATCTGTTGCTGTTAACCCTCAATATGAAGTCCAAGAGCTGTCACTGCAGTGAAGCAAGCCATCATTAGGCTGAACAAAACCACTCAGAGAGATAGCAAATACATTAGGTGTGGCCAAATCAACTATTTGGTACTTCCTTCAAAAGAAAGAACGCACTGGTTAGCTCAGGAACACCAAAAGGCCCGGAAGACCACGGAAAACAACTGTGGTGGATGACAGAAGAAAAGCCCCTTCACAACAGTTGGCCAGATCAAGAACACCTTCCAGAAGGTAGGTGTATCTGTGTCAAAGTTAACAATCAAGAGAAGACTTCATCAGAGTAAATACAGAGGGTT comes from Salvelinus namaycush isolate Seneca chromosome 34, SaNama_1.0, whole genome shotgun sequence and encodes:
- the LOC120028729 gene encoding putative nucleotidyltransferase MAB21L1; the protein is MIAAQAKLVYHLNKYYQEKCQSRKAAISKTIREVCKVVSDVLKEVEVQEPRFISSLNEMDNRFEGLEVISPTEFEVVLYLNQMGVFNFVDDGSLPGCAVLKLSDGRKRSMSLWVEFITASGYLSARKIRSRFQTLVTQAVDKCSYRDVVKMVSDTSEVKLRIRDRYIVQITPAFKCTGIWPRSAAHWPLPHIPWPGPNRVAEVKAEGFNLLSKECYSLNGKQSSAESDAWVLQFGEAENRLLLGGCRKKCLSVLKTLRDRHLELPGTPLNNYHMKTLVSYECEKHPRESDWDENNLGDRLNGILLQLISCLQCRRCPHYFLPNLDLFQGKPHSALENAAKQTWRLAREILTNPKSLEKL